The following proteins are encoded in a genomic region of Syntrophorhabdaceae bacterium:
- a CDS encoding PhoH family protein has product MDEKTDEGLLRLSFDDINVARSLFGPREENIKYLKKYFNIKASIRGNHLTLIGGKKDIEDAGKAINELHGIVKKGFAVGVSDIDHAVRFVINAHETGGDIEKDQIYIAGSKKLITPKSANQKQYVHAMKKYDVVIAIGSAGTGKTYLAMAMALGAYYRREVSRIILTRPAIEAGEKLGYLPGTMYEKVNPYLRPLYDALYDMVDMDRATRLIERGVIEIAPLAFMRGRTLNDAFIILDEAQNTASEQMKMFLTRLGFSSKTVITGDITQIDLADKKTSGLVEVRGILRGVKGIKFVYFTEKDVVRHPLVQKIIKAYEARRLELEESKNAERKG; this is encoded by the coding sequence TTGGACGAGAAAACTGATGAAGGATTGCTGCGGCTGTCCTTCGATGATATAAACGTGGCAAGAAGCCTCTTCGGGCCGCGGGAAGAAAACATCAAATATCTGAAGAAATACTTCAATATCAAGGCCAGTATTCGGGGCAATCACCTCACCCTTATAGGAGGCAAGAAGGATATTGAAGACGCAGGGAAGGCGATAAACGAGCTTCACGGCATCGTGAAAAAGGGTTTTGCCGTGGGTGTCTCCGATATCGACCACGCTGTAAGGTTTGTCATCAATGCCCACGAAACCGGCGGCGACATCGAAAAGGACCAGATATACATCGCCGGTTCCAAGAAGCTTATTACGCCCAAGAGCGCCAACCAGAAGCAGTATGTTCACGCGATGAAGAAATACGATGTCGTCATCGCCATCGGTTCGGCGGGCACCGGCAAGACGTACCTGGCAATGGCGATGGCCCTGGGCGCCTATTACAGGCGCGAGGTATCGCGGATCATCCTGACGCGCCCCGCCATAGAGGCGGGGGAAAAACTGGGATACCTGCCCGGCACGATGTACGAGAAGGTCAATCCCTATCTGAGGCCTCTTTATGACGCGCTCTACGATATGGTCGACATGGACCGGGCCACAAGGCTTATCGAAAGAGGGGTCATCGAGATCGCCCCGCTGGCGTTCATGCGCGGCAGAACGCTCAACGACGCCTTCATCATCCTCGACGAAGCGCAGAACACAGCCTCGGAACAAATGAAAATGTTCCTGACGAGACTCGGTTTTTCATCGAAGACGGTCATCACCGGCGATATCACCCAGATCGACCTTGCCGACAAGAAAACAAGCGGTCTCGTGGAGGTGAGGGGGATTCTGAGGGGCGTCAAGGGGATCAAATTCGTCTACTTTACCGAAAAGGATGTCGTGCGCCATCCCCTGGTGCAGAAAATAATCAAGGCCTATGAAGCACGACGACTGGAATTGGAGGAGTCCAAAAATGCAGAACGGAAAGGATAA
- a CDS encoding HDIG domain-containing protein, giving the protein MQNGKDKPPSYRHYGKLLILVCLAVALALIVSIKNPFFTAEYQLGDIARENLRAPMDFSVPGTDATVKKGEVIVREGERINADHFSKIAVYNTLDRREVFAVKRFIAVFILLVLLIAILYEYSEKNIKKFYLSKKDLIFCSVFMVFCVLLVKSFHLIFESYAQSRIEDLFYIIPVFVFAMVVRIVLFSEIALIFSLVYAATLAFSFNYSLRIFLYTLAGSIVGAFFSGKCENRNTILKAGIYTAFLMCLFMLAGDVFTSRSSGSIPLRVAFVLVNGIAGSFIVLGLLPVIESVFDYTTDIKLLELANLEHPLLGDMMLNAPGTYHHSIVVGNLSKAAAEAIGAHPLLTRVAAYYHDIGKLKMPHYYIENRTGSEDAHAGITANMSALIIMSHVKEGVELAKEYRLGSRLTGIIQEHHGTSLTSFFYTKAKGKEDPLLHVIEEKDFRYPGPKPQTKEAGIIMLADAVEAASRVLEDPTPKRIENHVQRIIEDIFLDGQLNECELTLKDLHAIRKSFIAILIGIFHHRIEYPERTQNGGSDKKLPKVDEAQSKSDRQGNKGTTGLFKDSEQGPEHTAGG; this is encoded by the coding sequence ATGCAGAACGGAAAGGATAAACCTCCTTCGTACCGCCACTACGGGAAATTGCTCATTCTCGTCTGCCTCGCCGTGGCGCTGGCGCTCATAGTCAGCATAAAGAACCCTTTCTTCACCGCTGAATATCAGCTTGGCGATATAGCGAGGGAGAACCTCAGGGCTCCCATGGATTTTTCCGTACCCGGCACGGACGCCACGGTGAAGAAGGGCGAGGTCATCGTACGGGAGGGCGAGCGGATCAACGCCGACCATTTCAGCAAGATCGCCGTATACAACACACTGGACAGGCGTGAGGTCTTTGCGGTCAAGAGATTCATCGCCGTTTTCATCCTTCTCGTTCTGCTCATAGCGATTCTCTATGAGTATTCGGAAAAGAACATAAAAAAGTTCTACCTGTCGAAGAAAGACCTCATCTTTTGTTCTGTTTTCATGGTCTTCTGTGTGCTTCTCGTAAAATCTTTCCACCTGATCTTTGAGAGTTATGCCCAGAGCCGCATTGAAGACCTCTTCTATATCATTCCCGTTTTCGTTTTCGCGATGGTGGTGCGCATCGTTCTCTTTTCGGAGATAGCCCTCATTTTCTCCCTCGTTTATGCAGCCACGCTGGCATTCTCTTTCAACTACAGTCTCCGCATTTTCCTTTACACCCTGGCCGGGTCCATAGTGGGCGCATTTTTCTCGGGCAAGTGCGAGAACCGCAATACTATCCTCAAGGCGGGCATATACACGGCTTTCTTGATGTGCCTCTTTATGCTTGCCGGCGACGTTTTCACAAGTCGGTCGTCTGGAAGCATTCCCCTCAGGGTGGCCTTCGTGCTCGTCAACGGCATTGCCGGCAGTTTCATAGTCCTCGGGCTTTTGCCCGTCATTGAAAGCGTTTTCGATTACACGACGGACATCAAACTTCTGGAGCTTGCCAACCTCGAGCATCCCCTGCTGGGAGACATGATGCTCAATGCGCCGGGGACGTACCACCACAGCATCGTTGTCGGCAATCTCTCAAAGGCGGCTGCGGAGGCTATCGGCGCCCACCCTCTCCTGACACGTGTTGCCGCGTACTACCATGATATAGGGAAATTGAAGATGCCCCATTATTATATCGAGAACCGGACCGGTTCCGAGGACGCCCATGCAGGCATTACCGCGAATATGAGCGCCCTCATCATAATGTCTCACGTGAAAGAGGGGGTGGAACTGGCGAAGGAGTACAGACTGGGAAGCAGGCTGACAGGCATCATCCAGGAGCACCACGGCACCAGTCTGACGAGCTTTTTTTACACCAAGGCCAAGGGAAAGGAAGATCCGTTGCTCCACGTGATCGAGGAAAAGGACTTCCGCTATCCCGGTCCGAAGCCGCAGACGAAGGAGGCGGGTATCATCATGCTCGCCGATGCCGTCGAAGCCGCATCCCGGGTCCTTGAAGACCCTACGCCCAAGAGGATCGAGAACCATGTTCAGCGCATCATAGAGGACATATTCCTTGACGGCCAGCTCAACGAGTGCGAGCTGACCCTTAAGGACCTCCACGCGATTCGGAAAAGCTTTATCGCGATCCTCATCGGCATCTTTCATCATCGCATCGAATACCCTGAAAGGACACAAAATGGCGGTTCTGATAAAAAACTCCCAAAGGTTGATGAAGCTCAATCGAAAAGCGATCGACAAGGTAACAAGGGAACTACTGGCCTTTTTAAGGATTCAGAACAGGGACCTGAGCATACTGCTGGTGGATGA
- the ybeY gene encoding rRNA maturation RNase YbeY: protein MKLNRKAIDKVTRELLAFLRIQNRDLSILLVDDGKIALMNRDLFGKDRPTNVISFSYLDGMPGEAIGDIIISVERARDEAREAGIPFYERFFSLIVHGLVHIMGYDHVSGPSEARKMRYREKKLMGVVLEHPVYLALVDE, encoded by the coding sequence ATGAAGCTCAATCGAAAAGCGATCGACAAGGTAACAAGGGAACTACTGGCCTTTTTAAGGATTCAGAACAGGGACCTGAGCATACTGCTGGTGGATGACGGGAAGATCGCCCTCATGAACAGGGATCTTTTCGGAAAAGACCGGCCGACGAACGTTATCTCCTTCTCCTATCTTGACGGAATGCCCGGAGAGGCCATCGGGGACATCATCATTTCCGTGGAACGCGCCCGCGATGAGGCCCGCGAGGCGGGTATCCCCTTTTATGAAAGGTTCTTCAGCCTCATTGTCCATGGTCTGGTCCACATCATGGGTTACGACCACGTAAGCGGGCCCTCAGAGGCGAGGAAGATGCGCTACCGCGAAAAAAAGCTCATGGGGGTTGTCCTCGAGCATCCCGTCTACCTGGCGCTTGTCGATGAATAG
- the lnt gene encoding apolipoprotein N-acyltransferase: protein MKALADRRGRFSSLIPGYGLAFLSGAMLVFVQPPVSLFPLAFIALVPLLRAIDKDNLLLSFKQGFAAGVVAWLGIIYWVVVAMNRYGGINIPVSILILLLFVLYLSLYLGIFALSCAFLEKRTSISAYLFAAPLWVLLEYARGVVMTGFPWAFLGHSQYSFLPFIQVASVTGTYFISFLIVAVNGILFSLWVRKKVSIVWTTAVLVLIASSLTYGFVRLQHRDAEPLKAAIVQGNIGQDVKWDDAFKMMTVSKYYRLSFGLAQNADLIIWPETAIPFIIDRDIHAYKYIKAVPAMLRSRLFFGTVGLGGKGSLLNSVYYVNGSGQTAAIYNKVHLVPFGEYTPIVSYFPFLEKLTAIGADFMSGEGHVPIITDAGKAGILICFEGIFPYITNETVRGGAQVLINVTNDAWYNRTSAPFQHFAFYVFRAIETDRYVLRAANTGISAVIDPRGRIQGRTPIFTEDVLRGTYALKDTMTPYVRYGDYFIVVCLVLLAGMVAAGMYRKRLLSLDL, encoded by the coding sequence ATGAAAGCTCTTGCTGACAGGAGGGGCCGTTTTTCATCACTTATCCCGGGATACGGGCTCGCATTCCTGTCGGGGGCGATGCTTGTCTTCGTACAGCCGCCGGTGTCCCTCTTTCCCCTTGCCTTCATTGCCCTTGTGCCGCTCTTGCGAGCCATTGACAAGGACAACCTTCTCCTGTCGTTCAAACAGGGTTTTGCGGCCGGGGTAGTCGCCTGGCTCGGGATCATCTATTGGGTTGTTGTGGCCATGAACCGTTACGGGGGCATAAATATCCCCGTCAGTATACTGATCCTCCTTCTTTTTGTCCTCTATCTTTCCCTTTACCTGGGGATCTTTGCGCTTTCCTGCGCCTTTCTCGAGAAAAGGACCTCCATCTCCGCCTATCTCTTTGCCGCTCCCCTATGGGTCTTGCTTGAGTACGCGAGGGGAGTCGTCATGACGGGCTTTCCCTGGGCGTTTCTCGGCCACTCGCAATACAGCTTCCTTCCCTTCATACAGGTGGCCTCCGTCACGGGGACATACTTTATTTCCTTTCTGATCGTAGCGGTGAACGGCATCCTCTTTTCCCTGTGGGTGCGCAAAAAGGTGTCGATTGTATGGACCACGGCTGTACTCGTTCTCATCGCCTCTTCCCTGACCTATGGTTTCGTGAGGCTTCAGCACAGGGACGCAGAGCCGCTCAAGGCGGCGATAGTCCAGGGAAACATCGGTCAGGACGTAAAATGGGACGATGCCTTCAAGATGATGACCGTGAGCAAGTACTACCGGCTGAGCTTTGGTCTTGCGCAGAATGCCGATCTCATCATCTGGCCCGAAACGGCGATACCTTTCATCATAGATCGCGACATCCATGCATACAAGTATATCAAGGCGGTGCCCGCAATGCTCCGCTCCCGGCTGTTTTTCGGGACGGTGGGGCTCGGGGGGAAGGGAAGCTTGCTGAACAGCGTCTACTATGTCAACGGGAGCGGGCAGACCGCGGCGATATATAACAAAGTCCATCTCGTTCCCTTTGGAGAGTACACCCCGATCGTCTCCTATTTTCCCTTTCTTGAGAAGCTCACCGCCATCGGAGCGGATTTCATGTCAGGCGAGGGGCACGTACCCATCATAACGGATGCGGGAAAGGCGGGCATCCTTATCTGCTTTGAGGGAATATTCCCCTACATAACCAATGAAACGGTGAGGGGGGGCGCGCAGGTTCTCATCAACGTCACCAACGATGCCTGGTACAACAGGACATCCGCACCTTTTCAGCACTTTGCGTTCTACGTGTTCCGCGCCATCGAAACGGACAGATACGTGCTCAGGGCCGCCAACACCGGCATCAGTGCCGTCATCGACCCCAGGGGCCGGATCCAGGGCAGGACCCCCATTTTCACCGAAGATGTCCTGAGGGGCACCTATGCCCTGAAAGACACAATGACGCCCTACGTGCGATACGGAGATTACTTCATCGTTGTGTGCCTTGTTCTTCTGGCCGGTATGGTCGCGGCGGGGATGTACAGGAAGAGGTTATTATCTCTAGATCTCTAA
- the rnc gene encoding ribonuclease III, whose amino-acid sequence MSHKKQLTLEETIGYSFKNRELYNQAVTHSSCFNEKREARRSDNEKLEFLGDAILNTMISIMLYKRFRGRDEGFLSNARSSLVKRETLTAIGKEINLDQHMSYGNGEGSVPEESKVLSNMVEALIGALYLDSGIRNTAKVIRKLFSPYFTEEKLTEKNPKNILQELSQKKWGVLPRYKFPRRTKDGFAVIVFIGKEHKARGTGKSKKEAEQSAARALLEYLAKLEI is encoded by the coding sequence GTGTCCCACAAAAAACAACTCACCCTCGAAGAAACCATCGGCTACTCATTCAAGAACAGAGAACTCTACAATCAGGCGGTGACGCACAGCTCCTGCTTCAACGAGAAGCGGGAAGCCCGCCGCTCCGATAACGAGAAACTGGAATTTCTCGGTGACGCCATCCTCAACACCATGATCAGCATCATGCTCTACAAGCGTTTTCGCGGCAGAGATGAGGGCTTTCTCAGCAATGCCCGCTCCAGCCTCGTAAAGAGGGAAACCCTCACGGCCATTGGAAAGGAGATCAACCTCGACCAGCATATGAGCTACGGCAACGGAGAAGGCAGCGTTCCCGAAGAGTCGAAGGTACTATCCAATATGGTCGAAGCCCTGATCGGCGCGCTCTATCTCGACAGCGGGATCCGGAATACGGCGAAGGTGATCAGAAAACTCTTCTCACCCTACTTTACCGAAGAAAAGCTTACCGAAAAGAACCCCAAGAACATCCTCCAGGAGCTTTCCCAGAAGAAATGGGGGGTCCTTCCCCGGTACAAGTTCCCCCGCAGGACCAAGGACGGCTTTGCGGTTATCGTCTTCATAGGAAAGGAACACAAGGCGCGGGGCACGGGGAAAAGCAAGAAAGAAGCGGAACAGAGTGCCGCCCGAGCACTCCTGGAATATCTCGCGAAATTAGAGATCTAG